TACTTGTTTTGAGCATGATCTTTCTCTTGCAAAGATATATTATTTGcttgtgttttcaaatgcattttttttttttaactatccaATTGTTAATCTTCATATTTTGAATCCTCAAGAGTCAATCTTCCCAACCACAATAATTTTTCCTTGCTCACTCATCACTTATCAGCTTCATCTTTGGCATATGGCTCTAGAACTCATACAATATTTGCTGATGACAGGTGACTGCTTGTGCCAAATGCAACTGCAAAAAGGGTAGAAAAACTTTAGAGGAAGCAAAAATGAAGTTGATTAAGCCCCCAAAGGTACCACCTACTTAACTAACTACAACATATATGCTTTCTTTCTACGATGTCTTGATTGCTACCAAGAAGGGGTTGCCAATGTTATAATTCCAACTTTCAATTACGTTGTTTTGAAACACACTACCTATTTCAAcatattcatgcattttaatgtttcctCTTTCGTGATTAAATAGAATGTTACTCTTGTAATTCAGGTCCCAAAGGACTATGACATTCTCGCCATACCTCTAACTGCCGCAGCTCTAAGAATGCTGACATTAAGAAAGGGAACACCTGAAGAATGGCGTCAGTATCTAAGGTCTCCTTGAGTTAATCATCAAGGTTGTTGTATAGTCCTGTATGTCATGCCATCCACACTAAATTTATCCTTGCTCACCCCCCTCCCCCCcgcccccccaaaaaaaaacaaaagaaattaaaggaagaaaaaaaaatcctgatttttagtttatttcaaggcacttcaattttataaagaaattcATTGTAAACAGTGCTCTTCAGTCCTAATGATTGTGTAAAATCTATGCATATTAATTCCTATCTGCAGTTGTATATTAACGTTACTTAGCAGACCTTCATCACTTGGATAAATATGTGGTACTCTTGGTGAAATTAAGAATTGATATGTAACTAATCTAATCCTCAGAATATTTACCTCATCTATTATGTTTGTTCACCCTTGTGAGTTGGACTAGTTGTGTTGTGTCTGTCCTAACCTTGACTAGGGCAACCATCTCATTCtaaatttgaatatttcatCCCAAAAAATTTAGAACGGATTATCATGCTTCCAAAATATAGTAATGGGATCACCTTGTATTGCCTTTAGTGCACCCACATtcaatttcatatttgatgATAATGTAGAGTTGGTGCAAGATCCGTACTAGTAAGTAATGCATGCCCTGAGAAAAAACTAAGCAACATACACAAACTGTTGATACTACTTTAGCAAGAGTAATGCTTCTTACAAGAGTTTAAATTCAAGTGCAATCAATCTAACCTTAACCTGTAGTGGTGTAAGGTCCTCTTACGttaacacaaaatgaaaataatctaTTTAGCAGAAGAATCTGTATTCGATTCTCATTATATGTAAAATTTCGTTAAGCAAGTAATAGTCACAGTGAGTTGGAGACACCCATTATTTTTTaccaccacaaaaaaaaaaaaaaaagacaatcaaTCTTGGTATTAGAAGACATTTACTTAGgatactaaaactaaaaaaaaagtaatatccAATCATGTTAAGCAAAATGTTGCTATGACATTCTTTTTATGGGGtgtaagttatttaattatcttaatgctttaaaatttataaaacagGAGGTTTTGTAAAAGACCTGACAAATgaaatgaattatatatatatatatatatatatatatatatatatatatatgtttaacaACTTGGAAATGTTGAGTTCTGATCCATCTTTCGTTCTCATGCTATAGTACCATGTTCAGTCTTTTTCAGAGTTTGAAAATGGTATTTTCAGACATAATAAATGTCCTCTAAATTTTATATGGTTGCACAGTAGGAGTCTTCTGTTCTGGCTGGCACTTCACATGGTTCTCTGTTTCAATGGAGAAACTTGTGTAGTGTGTTGATCTGCAAATAGCACGACTATTATGCATTGGTTCAGAAATGGACCTAACGCATGACCTGCTGTAGTTATGCCACTAGAAGTTTTATTTTGCTTCAATATATAGATtcaagttaatatatatatatatatatatatatatattataatatcgAAAATAGTATTTAATTAAAGCCAATTTAATGGCATTCGACAATTATTGAAATAATGAATTGTAAATTagtttctttatcaatttaattatggatgtaattttaaaaatattgcgTATAAGtgagataacattttttttttgtgcaaatCACAATTCGAAACAATTTTACAAGAACTATGTAAGATTGATTTGAGTGACAAAATTCTCCCTCAAATATTTAGCATAATTATATATCAACAACTTAAACTCAAAACTATTGAATAAACTAAAACAATTTCAAACCAATTAATTTACACATTTGGTGCTAACATGAAGGGTTCTTCAAGTAACGTTATTCATACTATTAATCATTTGGTATCTTGCGTGGGAAAAATGACAAGGGAAAATAATTTCACTCACAACTTTGTGCATTACAatggtgtaaaaaaaaatctaatgtgGGCTTGGTGTGGATATAATTAAACTCTGTGTTGGTGTAAAAGTGACGTGGATTGCAAATAGCACAAATCAAGGAAAAAAGGGAAGAATTTAAAAGTGGCATGTGGCACAGCCGCACAGGTCGTTCGAGCAGATTGATGGATCATGAAAAGAATCCATCCTAATTCCAGCATATCCAATTATCCATGGGGTGGGCACATTCCTATGCCACATTATTGTTTAAGCATATtttatagtaatattttttttaacatactttCTATAAAGTTAAGGttatattcaccaaaaaaaatttaaggttATATACTCGTAgagtaaaatttttatattattaattaataaaaaattattattaatataacttataagataattattataaaattaactaacttttcatatattttgGTTTGCAATggaatattttatattgttaatgtataatttatttccttctttttattattaactacatttatgaaattttacaaaataatactaTTAATGAATTTCACGTGTAATTTTATgagtttgaataaattttatccAATAGGAGGATGCTACTTAATCAAATGAGCACGTGAATTAGATAACATAAAActgttttagtttaattaatgacTATAGATTTGAGTATTTAAATATGCATTAATTGTGATAATGGTTTTATTAACATGTGTTctaataatattgattaaaaaatttaaaaaaatcatatgacaacacatttaaaaattataagggaCACATTTTATCAcattctaatattattttttcattttatttttttaactaatggccTTAGAATACTTATTAGCATTTATCTTATgtttaatatatgatttttttatctataaaaataaaaaataaatataaaaaaatttacaacaattTAAACATTCTCCTTCCTCAACGGAGTTACACTCACTAGCtagaaaattttacttttatactaAGGTCTTCCACCAATAAACCAATAAAGAGTGTGTTACCTAAAAATTTTCCATTTATTTAATCCAATGTTTTCCATGAATCCCTGTCACCTCTCACGCCTCATCTGATGAAATTATTGCTTGCGGTGCCCCTCATAAGTACAGTCAAGAGTCATGATTCATAAGACCACATATCCATTCCCATTTCCAATCAAACAAGGGAATAGTGCCCccttcattattttaatttcttccaaCCCAGGCCAGTAGTCATAGACATCAAGTTAAAACTCAGCCAAGTCAAAGAAGCATAAGAAAGAGGTCACTCACTTACTGAACACTTTTAAATGCAGTTTGATGGCTGCGAATTGTAGTACCATGTGTATGTATGTCTGGTCACTCACAGTCACAAAAAGCAAGGCTAATTCATGCTTCATTTTCAAGCACTTGTTGGGTGGTGATTTAAGTGGCTACTTGTTCAAACCCAAATTGTGTGTTTGAAGCTCAGCATTTATACCAAGTTCTTCCCATAAAAAATAGTGATAAATCTTTGTTAgaattataagtatatataaaataaatatttctcttttaatataatttatagttaATCATCAATCATGATTCGAACTTTAAATCAGttaattaaagtataaaaattacGATTATTTATGTCAATCATTATTTGGTAATGACgtagtagtcttgttgttgttAGCATGATCAAGATGCATGAATCATCAATCAATAGGTGATAATACAAGAATGCATGGGTATATATTATTGTGGTTGATAGGAAGATTGAACCCTTTTATTTAGACAGCATGGCATGGGGAGATTTTGGATTGGAAGAGACCAAAGGCCCATTTGTTGTTATGTGCAAGGCCACGAGATGAGAGGAATAAGAGCTACATTCAGTTCGTTATGTAACTCTCTAGGATCTGTTTCAAGCTGTTTCTTTCAAAGACcattcattttcaattaattactcATCCAACTTTGGTCCCaccataaataataattcatcaTGCGCACATATTGGTGGTGGATTTTcgttttgttttaattctttaGTTGTCAAGCAATCAATCAGAAACCATATTGTAATTGGGGTTTCGCGGCAATGGATTCAgtgataaaattcaaatatgcatTCATTCATGAGGTTATAAGGTCAAATGTGAAACCTTGACATTTCCTTTTATTTACTACTTCTGAAGTTAATTATCTTTTggctattttatatataattttacataacaCTTTATAATGTTAAAATACATTTCTTTCAATAACCTCGCAACATTCTTGGGAAGTCAATTCATACTGTTCTAAAGATTTGGGAcaattctctttaaaaaaaaaaagatttgggaCATAGCATATTGGGATAGTTTACACAATGACCATTGACAGCAGGTTTAAACATTTCAAGCTTAATTTATTACAAACTTTTCAAATTGGATAAAAAGGAAATAAGGAATTCCATaaaacaaatggataaaagcaaTTCACAAATCACAATCCTATGTTGGTGGAATTGGAAGAAATTTGTCGCAGCAGACTTGGTGAATAAAACACCGCTTATTTTGCGGTGGAATGTGGACAACATGTTAATCCTAATCATAAATGAgtgtagttttaattttatatatacatatatatatatatatatatatatatatatatatatatatatgtatgtatgtatataaatttttttataagcagcATCGTATGATTAGGATAGTTAGATTGTACATCATATGGATTCATAAGGAAAAATGTTTTTGGTAGATTCAGAGAtgaacagatttttttttaaacgtgCAATATCACTATAaggatataaaaatataaatgttatatttgATGGTAACTTTGTTTTATGATGGCACGTAAGAAGGACTTATAAAAccctattttattaaatttgatatttctaatcattttttaaagataaaatatgtttttattctctctAAAATTACTAAAAGTTTGCACTTTAGCCATAATTTATTGTAttgttagaaaatgaaatttatgtgtgaaaagtaaaaataattaggcTAAATATATcaggttaaattgtaatttatccttacttttatgattttcagtacaaatccttaattttatgttaaaataggTTAAAAGGTGTAAGTTACATTAAttcattcaataattttttatgaaattttctatataattaattttttaccatTATATTAACTAGaactaaaaatactaaatatataTGTAGTTGGTGTgacctattttaaaaaatataactgaaATTGGAagttaaagtaaaattaaaaagatgtaATTGAAATTGgaagtttataaatttttggGGATAAAAATatccattaaaaaaatggaCATCAAATAAAGTTGTATTCTTTATAATAGTTATAGataatcttttaatatatttctcttttttctctttttgttgtacaattttttttttaagattgtaTAAGTATAGATGCAGTTTTTCTaaccaaaatttaataatagCAGTTCGTGAACAACTCAACAACGTTACAGCGGTAAGACTTATTGAACGCGTATCTCATAAAACCAATGCTTCTTTTAATCTAGAACTAGAACCACCTATATTTAGATACCACATTGAGCATTTAAGTAATCCAACTTGAGTATATTAAGTTCACtataaatagttatattaagAACTTtcattttctgtatttttaagTCATCTGCGTCCTTAAGAACTCAAACTCAATGGTTACAAAACTAACATTGTTATGCTTCTTTTGTGCACATTATCACCGATTAGTTTGATCAAAATATAATGTTGTCTATTCATCAGAATTTTGAAAGTCATACTTGTGTTAGATTAACAAAATTTGATGAAGTTGATCATAAATAGTTAGGTTTCTAATAAGATGAATAAAGATTTAATTTCTAAccacatataaaaaaaagacattattAAAAGAAGTAAATTTCATTTCTCAAGAATTTGAGTTCGATCTAAGTAAGAAATATTAAGTGTGACCGAGTTGTGgatcaaaaattaatttcaattaatcCAAAGGACTAAAAGTTTATGAAAATAACTCGGATCCATTACTTATCGGTTGTAAAATATGCCTCGTGTACCTAAAAAAAAGGGATGtgttacaaaataaaatctatatatgaCAATAAAAAGCAGGTtagttaaattgtaatttgcCTTTAATGTTAAGTATCTGGGTATTCATAAAATTTCCCTCCCCTCCCCATTATAGGACCACAATATTGAAGTCACTAAAACTTGCCAAAAGTTAAAAGATTTTGGAAGAATCTGAatgataaaacatttaaaatgaaTCTGTGAAAGTGGCAGAACCAGTCTGTGTGCCCTGCCCTCTTGGACTCTTACAATGCATCTTTTGAGATGTTTAGCAAAGCAAAAGTGAAAGGAGAGCATCTAATAGTTACTTCTGTCTGCAAAGCTAACTGCACTATTAATATTTTACCCTCAAAACAAAAGGGAAATTCCcgtaaagaaattaataactttattttgcTTAATggagaaaaaacaatttatagtTTATTCTATTTACATGCCAAAGGCTGAAAAAAAGCAATGGATGAACATAAGAGGGAAATATGAAAGGTAAGTAAGGAATAtgtatataaacaaataaatgatgTTTTGGGGTAAGCAAGGTTAATGTAAGATGAGAGATGGTTATTGGTGTGTGTCTGCATGAGATAGTGATGTGAGCTCTCACTGATAAATTtgatttgctttcttttttgctttttttaaccttttatcTGCCGACAAAATAGCAATGGTCATATTAAATAAAGGGTGCCCAGAGACAAAGGTTGAGTTCTAACTTGAAAAACCAATTTTGGCTCTCtctatttctctttcttctctttcttctctttcatttcCCCTCTCTTGTTGGTTCAaattactctctctctctctctctctctctctctaagttTTAACCCTTATGAACATGGATATGTGCCAAAATGTATCAGTTTCCGGTGAGTGCCAACAAGTGCAGGTTTTTGCCCCTTCTTGCTCAAGCAGCCTTGATGACCTCTTCTCTGCTCAGAACACGGTCAGTGTGTCACTTTAAAAAGTTCATTTTTCTACCTTATCTCATTTCTGCTTTTAGGACTGTTCTAGCTTAATTAATTTCCCTTGCACCCTCCTAGTTCTTTGCAAGTTAATTCTACTGTCATGTTTTCTTTCTCGGTTTGAGAAAGTGGTTGTTTTGTTATATATCTTTACCAAGTTTGAAGCTTTAGTGTTATACCACATATGCTAAATTTTGGAtttctttcaaataaaaatgtgtAGGAAGTGGATGTTGAGTTGGAGTGGCTTTCAGAATTTGTTGAAGACTGTTTTTCAAGCCCACCAAGCTGTGTCTTGGTACCTGTTGGTGTTAAGACTACAAGTACAAAAAGCACAAGCACAAGCATCAACCCTTCTTTGAAGAGACCTCAACAACAAAATGAGCCACCTTTGCAAAACTTTGCTGTGCCAGGGAAGGCAAGGAGCAAAAGGAAGAGGCTTTCAGCACCAAGAACCAACAAAGACCCTCTAAGCATATGGTCACACCATTTGAACCCTCAAAATGAGGCCTTGTGTTCTGACCCTCCTCTACTCAAACAGGCTTATTGGTTGGCAGACAGTGAACTCATCATGCCAAAGCCAAAGGATAAGGAGGAGCAACAAGAAGAGGTTGTGATCATGGCCAAAGAGGATGAAGAAAAAGTGATTATTAATGTGAGCAAGGAAATAAGCTTTGGGGACTCTGAACTTGATGAGGGTAGCAATGGTCAACAACAACCAATGCCAAGAAGGTGCACACATTGCTTGGCTCAGAGGACCCCACAGTGGAGGGCAGGACCATTAGGTCCAAAGACACTATGCAATGCATGTGGAGTGAGGTACAAGTCTGGTAGGTTGCTACCAGAGTATAGGCCAGCCAAGAGTCCTACTTTTGTGAGCTACTTGCACTCCAATTCCCACAAGAAAGTCATGGAGATGAGGATGTCTGTTTACTCCATTTCTAGTGAGCAGTAGTAGTGGTGGTTGTTAGAggtatatttttatgtaaaaaaaattgcaaattttaggaaaaaaactATTTGGCAAACAGAGAGATACTGTTAAGGGGAGTGATTAGTGCTATGATTGATTATAGGCACATTTATTTACATGACTTGTTATCCACTTTCATTTTGTTCTTCTCTTCCTTCGAGCTATTTGCTTTGCACTTTCACTTAGTAAAGTACTAAAGAGCCTATTTggatacaagtattttttttttttagtttttcaaaatttctctactgaaaataaattttatattttcagttgaaaaactctaaaaataatatttatgatttgtATTCAAACAGTTTTTAAGTAGCATTTATCTTTATAAAGAATATTACCAATACACTTTgtagtacattttttttattggttaaaatttattaaaaattacatgtaaaactcatttaatagtgatttttttaataaatttcactcaaaaataaaaaatgttagaaaaatgtGTTAAAAGAGTATATTgttcacaaaaagaatttatagTGCAAGATAAAACCTTCTGGTCTTAAATCTTAATCCCTTCATATTGTCAATGGTATTTTTCCATTTCTATTTTCTACCATAAGATTAGGATAGAAGTAGAACCAGAAAGCAACCATATAActgaaaataaatgaatacaGATAGATAATAGAACTACCAACACCAAGGGGTATGCATGTCATTGTCAATGGTGATCAATGAAGTCTTTGCCTATGAGTAATGGCAATTCCTTGACTTTGCCCTTCTTTCCCATCTTCCTCTGGCCATTTTTACCTTTGaatatttctttaaaacaaCAACGACGTGAATTTTGTTCCACTGGGTATCGTATTCTGTCAGTATAAGCATGTGGGAGtgctcttaatttatttatatatacttgGCAGTTGGCATGCACTACCCTAGAGAAGATAAGGTCATCATCCATTCCGATATATGCACATGCACGTGACTTTCAAATTCTCAAGACTCTTATCAAAGGTAAACAAAATGGAAGGAAGAAGAtgagaatttcctcaaatttcaatattttattcttcttaatTAGTATGCTTTGATTCTATTTCTGAAAAAAGGCATATGTGggaaacagttttttttttcaagaaattctTGAGGTGGTGTTCCTCTCCAACCCATTTATATTCGATGCTCTTTGAAAGAGAAACACCTGGCTGAAAAATCAGACAATAAgagaattataaatatatagcatttctttggattattttattaagatttaattgtatattttaccattcaaatatcattattttatcgtttttatcacttttatcactcaagttttttttatagaaattttaccgcctaattttttattttttgcatgtGTTTTTTTACTATTCCCTGTTGCCGTAAAGAGTTACCATCATTATTAAATCTTCGACAAAGTCAAATTTCGTGTATCTGACAtcattcaatttattaattttatactttattaCATGATTTACTCTGACTTTagctgtttaattttttttagaagactTTAACAACAACTAACAAGTTACAAACTTGAAttattcaaatgaaaaaaacattaaaatgaaattgaagtGGTGAATGCTCAaatctcaaatataaataattcagCATCTATTGATTAAACAAAGCAAGTTTGTAAGATCAGacttatattttataactttatatatatatatactcgtATCTCATGTAATATTCCCctattaaattcatttgaaaaagaaaaaaataactatttgagGTCAGAAACGAAATTTCGATCTACCCGAATTTCATTAACGCTCAAATGTGGTATTTACAGGTTAAGAATGAATTACCTGAATAGAAATTATAGAATGCGAACTCATGCAAACTTTAgaacttttttcttcatttttattaatattaacatcagttCAATCAAGATGAAGAATACTTAAAGGTAGAGACCTTCTAAATGGTTGTCTGTGCATTTAAAGGTACCAAAAGTAGAAGTATCTCTTTTATTGTTTTGGAAAAAATGTTAGTTACGTTTAATGAAACTAGTTCCCAAACACAAATTCAATAGTTTGAGAAGATCTTCTCCAGGTTAACTTTAGTGTAATATTTGTAAGGAGTTTGATGTTAAAGTTAGTGTTTGCAGAAGAGATAAAAGGTATGTATAGTTAGAGAATCCTTTACCTGAGACTTGTAGGGCTTATTTCTCTTCCATGATAATGCATAGGAGATGTCTCAAAGGTTATGATTCCATGCTTTGCACCTTTGAGAGTCTTGGTGGAGGGAAAGGTTCTCaagtttatgattaaataattgaGCTGGGTGATATTTGACTAGCATGCTAGACTTAAGTAGTCCCAGAGAgactagaaaattaaatttattaaattaaaatggtgGCGGTTTCGGAACCGTCGTTATTggtgaatttcaaaaaaattatattttttaaaataaatattattaaattattatagtgGCAGTTCCAAAACTGTTACTTTATGCAAATTATTTAGTATCAATTTTAAACTGTTACAAGTGCAATGACATTAGCATGATGTGTGCCTTTCGTAACTGCAAGTTCAATTTAAGCAATAGAATCAAactgattcaattttaaaaattagaagacaTAACTAaagcatttaaaaatttgaaggaTTAAATCAAcctgaaaaataaattagtgacaaaaataataatttaacctaaatatTTTTCCTCAAGTTTGTATCCATGACAAAATGTATATGCAAAATGTAAGATGAATTAAATGGGTACATTTTGGTTTGAATACTTAGAACCAATATTAATTAAACGGATATAAATAAGCCCAAATTATAAATTCATCAGAAGAACCAAagcttaatattattattatttttattatctaggTCTCATTTTGTGCGACTTAGAAGCTTGAATGGATCCTTTGCAAAGCCTACGAAGAAGGGCAAGGAAAGGAGACAAGAGAGTATTTACtattggttaaattaatttgtatgtcactaaattatttgatatttgagattttttaattggatctttaatttatttttttcaattaggtTCCTgaacttttgtttctttttaattaggTTTCTATTGTTAAATCTGTTAATGATAaggatcaaattttttaaaaaatagaattttaggaACCAATAATTGTTTAGGGAACTAattaaaagttttcaaataGTTTAGTGAAaacttaaaagtaaatttttggaTAAAAGGGGCCTAAGCCAAATTACAACCGCACTTTACACAGAAACAAAATACCTACAAAATC
The Glycine max cultivar Williams 82 chromosome 16, Glycine_max_v4.0, whole genome shotgun sequence genome window above contains:
- the LOC100812088 gene encoding GATA transcription factor 9, with protein sequence MNMDMCQNVSVSGECQQVQVFAPSCSSSLDDLFSAQNTEVDVELEWLSEFVEDCFSSPPSCVLVPVGVKTTSTKSTSTSINPSLKRPQQQNEPPLQNFAVPGKARSKRKRLSAPRTNKDPLSIWSHHLNPQNEALCSDPPLLKQAYWLADSELIMPKPKDKEEQQEEVVIMAKEDEEKVIINVSKEISFGDSELDEGSNGQQQPMPRRCTHCLAQRTPQWRAGPLGPKTLCNACGVRYKSGRLLPEYRPAKSPTFVSYLHSNSHKKVMEMRMSVYSISSEQ